TAAAACTTTCAAATCTGAACTGGCCTGTGCTTCTTCTTGCACTTTTGTGATAATCTATGTGacttcagtatatttttttttatagcatttcTGCATGCATGTTTATGTTCATAAGTATTTTAGGAAGCATTAAAAAGAGGACAGAAACGAAAAGCAGCGGACTGTTTCTGCGCTCACCGCAAAACACATTTCCTGAGAAAAGGCGAGATGAGTCTGCAACATCAGTGTGGTCTTGGTTCATTGGCATCGGTACCAACTGAAGAAACTCTCTTCTACAAAACACAAACGGTGAGTAAAATTACAACATCCACAtaattgttttccttttttgttttctttaaaaaggcTTCTCTGATAGCTTTGAGTTCTGTTCGGTTTACCACTTACTGTTTTAGAGAGCTATTTGTTCACATACGGTCTATTCAATCAAATTCATGGATCTgaataagaaattaattttagctGATTTCTGAAATACcataaatgtaatatacaaGATTAAACGATACTGTGTATTAAAGACATTTGACTTCTCTGCCATCTGGCATGtctgtacatttaaaatggcATGTTTTGGGCAGTCCCAAAACAGTTACAGTTCCTgtatataaaagtaatacatgTTAGTATAAAAGTCAATTTTGATTGTGTGTATAGGCTCTATATAGgctctaaatatatttaaataaatcaagcaAGATTGCTACTGTATCAGACAgctttgacatttttgttaacGCATTTTCTGTTCTATTGTAAAAGCGTCATAAAGACTGCGAAGTAAAGACTGCATCACCTTTTTTTAGCTCACGCATTCTTAGTGCAAAATTTGTATCAATAACGATGAGAAATGTGTGGGTGCCAGGATGGCAAGATCTGACATGTGCATTGTATCCTTTAAGAGACCTTTTATGTCACTTGACCTTTAAAACTACACTCttacacattttttgtatttcccACGCACACAAGCTGCTATTTTTGCAATACTCAGCTGAACTTGTGCAAATAACCAACAACCAAGATGTCTTGGTGCAGAGATTGTTAGGCATGATATTGTTGCATTACCAATTATTACACAACCATTTGTTTCTCTTTCATTACAGGCCTTTGAAGGTCAGTCCTAAGAAGATAAATCCTAAGTACAGAGATGTCAAATCATACGAACGTGACATGTCCAGATCTAGAAAAAAAGGTGGTTTTTGTTGGTGTGTATTCAGTGGTATTCATATTTGGACTAACACTCAACTTGATCGCACTTGTGGTTTTTTTCCGTAACTCACGTTCGCACACCACTATTTACATGATTAACCTGGCCTTTGCTGATATAATTCTGGTTTGTACACTTCCTGTGCGGATCTTTGTCCAGGGGGGGTTGGTCTGTGATTTTACTGGTCTCGTACTGCTAAGTAACATGTACAGCACCATCTTCCTCCTCATGTGCATTAGCTTTGACCGTTGCGTTGCAGTCTGCTTCCCGCTGTCTTCTCGCGTCCGTGAGGGCCGCAAGAAAGCATGGTTAGTGTGTCTTGGAATCTGGATCCTAACTAGTGCAACAAGCTTACCGATCTACTTTCAAGTGAAGGAAGTTAACGCGACAGTTACAAGGAAAAGGACATGTTTCGGTGACTCTCCTAGCTTTGCGACTAAAACAGCTCCTCTCGTTTCTACTCTAACTGTCGGGTTTGGGATCCCATTAACTGTTATGATTCTCAGCTCATGGGGGCTCCTCCGGGCTATAAGTAAAAGCACGGCTGTCCAGACCAGCGACCTCGTAGACAGCGGAAGGATTAAAAGAATGATAATAACA
The sequence above is a segment of the Labeo rohita strain BAU-BD-2019 chromosome 7, IGBB_LRoh.1.0, whole genome shotgun sequence genome. Coding sequences within it:
- the LOC127168503 gene encoding lysophosphatidic acid receptor 6 → MSNHTNVTCPDLEKKVVFVGVYSVVFIFGLTLNLIALVVFFRNSRSHTTIYMINLAFADIILVCTLPVRIFVQGGLVCDFTGLVLLSNMYSTIFLLMCISFDRCVAVCFPLSSRVREGRKKAWLVCLGIWILTSATSLPIYFQVKEVNATVTRKRTCFGDSPSFATKTAPLVSTLTVGFGIPLTVMILSSWGLLRAISKSTAVQTSDLVDSGRIKRMIITNLAIFLFCFLPYHVILLLIYTYKPPSCQLLSAYRYSLMVACLNAMLDPVAYYFTTETFRRKKDVDAVRKTWRMNSHSSEGNNRSRAPLTT